In a single window of the Nitrospira sp. MA-1 genome:
- the rplC gene encoding 50S ribosomal protein L3 — protein sequence MVKGLIGKKLGMIQVFDEERRLIPVTVIEAGPCGIVQLKKKSTDGYEAVQIGFDEVPERKQSKAQLGHLKKAGNKVWRHLREFDSAGDAEVGSMVDVNLFTEGEPINVQGISKGKGFQGVIKRHNYAGGPASHGSMFHRAPGSIGSSSFPSRVLKNKKLPGHMGNKRITVRGLKVFGIKSEENILLITGSVPGPVGGVVIVRKVG from the coding sequence ATGGTTAAAGGGTTGATAGGAAAAAAATTAGGAATGATTCAAGTGTTCGATGAGGAGCGGCGCCTTATCCCTGTGACGGTTATTGAAGCGGGTCCATGCGGAATTGTTCAGCTCAAAAAAAAGAGTACAGATGGCTATGAAGCCGTCCAAATAGGATTCGATGAGGTCCCGGAGCGGAAGCAATCAAAGGCCCAGTTGGGGCACCTGAAAAAAGCAGGAAATAAGGTTTGGCGTCATTTAAGGGAATTTGACTCTGCCGGGGATGCGGAGGTTGGCTCCATGGTTGACGTAAATTTATTTACCGAAGGTGAGCCAATTAATGTCCAGGGGATTTCTAAGGGAAAGGGTTTTCAGGGAGTTATTAAAAGGCATAATTATGCTGGTGGTCCCGCGTCCCATGGTTCAATGTTCCATCGAGCCCCTGGGTCTATCGGATCAAGCTCCTTTCCTTCAAGGGTGTTAAAGAATAAAAAGCTACCTGGTCATATGGGTAATAAGCGGATAACGGTTAGAGGTTTGAAGGTTTTCGGAATAAAGTCAGAAGAAAATATCCTGTTAATTACCGGGTCTGTCCCTGGTCCGGTCGGAGGGGTAGTCATTGTAAGGAAGGTTGGCTAA
- the fusA gene encoding elongation factor G, giving the protein MSADFILSRTRNIGIMAHIDAGKTTTTERVLYYTGVSHKIGEVHEGAATMDWMEQERERGITITSAATTCFWKESRINIIDTPGHVDFTIEVERSLRVLDGAIAVFDSVQGVEPQSETVWRQADKYRVPRIVFMNKMDRVGADFFASVKSLVDRLGAKPVPVQLPLGSEDGLRGVIDLLVMKALVFDDETLGAAYSVQEIPDEFMGVAKEYREKLLDAVVEFDEVVMERYLAGEVLGVDEVKRVIRAGTIGLKINPVFCGSAFKNKGVQPLLDGVVDYLPSPVDLPPVVGIDPHTEGEITRKPQDSEPFAALAFKIMSDPFSGQLTYFRVYSGKLTAGSYVYNVAKGKKERVGRLLKMHANKREEIEEVSAGDIAAAVGLKDTRTGDTLCDEKHQILLEVIKFPEPVISLAVEPKTKQDMDKLGYSLEKLAQEDPSFQVKSDDETGQTIISGMGELHLEIIVDRLLREFKVQANVGKPQVAYRETIKGRAEAEGKYVKQTGGRGQYGHVWLRVEPAESGVGLEFVNKIVGGTVPREYIAPVEKGVRERMESGILAGYPLRDLKVTLFDGSFHEVDSSEMAFKIAGSMALVSACQKADLVLLEPVMKVEVLVPQDFMGDVIGDLNSRRGKIHGMRARGTSQIVDAEVPLSEMFGYSTDLRSKTQGRATYSMEFESYEVVPKLMAQQIIKKNQGE; this is encoded by the coding sequence GTGTCTGCAGATTTTATTTTAAGTCGAACTCGGAATATTGGGATTATGGCCCATATTGATGCCGGGAAGACTACGACAACGGAGCGGGTCCTCTATTACACCGGGGTTTCTCATAAAATTGGTGAGGTCCATGAGGGTGCGGCAACGATGGATTGGATGGAGCAGGAGCGGGAGAGGGGGATTACGATTACCTCTGCTGCCACCACCTGTTTCTGGAAAGAAAGTCGGATTAACATTATTGATACCCCTGGTCATGTGGATTTCACGATTGAGGTGGAGCGGTCGCTTCGGGTGCTCGATGGGGCTATAGCTGTTTTTGATTCGGTTCAGGGTGTGGAGCCGCAATCCGAGACCGTGTGGCGCCAGGCAGATAAATATCGCGTCCCACGAATTGTGTTTATGAATAAGATGGATCGAGTGGGGGCTGATTTTTTTGCAAGCGTAAAGTCTTTGGTTGACCGGCTTGGGGCCAAGCCTGTTCCTGTGCAATTGCCTTTGGGAAGTGAGGATGGATTGCGGGGGGTAATTGACCTTCTGGTTATGAAGGCGTTGGTTTTTGATGATGAGACTCTTGGGGCTGCCTATTCCGTTCAAGAAATTCCTGATGAATTTATGGGGGTGGCGAAAGAGTACCGCGAGAAATTATTGGATGCCGTTGTAGAGTTTGATGAAGTGGTGATGGAGCGGTATTTGGCTGGAGAGGTGCTTGGGGTAGATGAAGTTAAGCGGGTGATCCGGGCTGGGACGATAGGGTTGAAAATTAACCCGGTTTTTTGTGGGTCGGCATTTAAAAATAAAGGTGTTCAGCCGTTACTCGATGGTGTGGTGGATTATCTTCCTTCGCCGGTTGATCTTCCTCCGGTGGTGGGGATTGATCCTCATACTGAAGGGGAAATCACTAGGAAACCTCAAGATAGTGAGCCATTTGCTGCGTTGGCATTTAAGATAATGTCTGATCCTTTTTCCGGTCAATTGACGTATTTCAGGGTATATTCAGGGAAATTAACCGCTGGATCTTATGTTTATAACGTCGCAAAGGGGAAAAAGGAACGAGTAGGGCGATTGTTGAAAATGCATGCTAATAAGCGAGAAGAGATTGAGGAAGTCTCTGCTGGTGATATTGCTGCAGCTGTGGGACTCAAGGATACTCGAACGGGTGATACGCTTTGTGATGAGAAGCATCAGATATTGCTGGAAGTTATAAAATTTCCTGAGCCGGTTATTTCATTGGCGGTTGAGCCAAAAACTAAGCAAGATATGGATAAATTGGGCTATTCTTTGGAAAAGCTTGCTCAGGAAGATCCTTCTTTTCAAGTTAAATCTGATGATGAGACGGGCCAAACAATCATTTCTGGAATGGGCGAATTGCATCTTGAGATCATTGTGGATCGGCTCCTTCGGGAATTTAAGGTGCAGGCGAATGTAGGAAAGCCTCAGGTAGCTTATCGCGAAACTATTAAGGGAAGAGCTGAGGCTGAGGGGAAATATGTAAAGCAGACCGGTGGTCGTGGTCAGTATGGCCATGTGTGGTTGAGGGTTGAGCCCGCTGAGTCTGGCGTAGGGTTGGAGTTCGTCAATAAAATTGTTGGAGGTACGGTTCCAAGGGAATATATCGCTCCGGTTGAAAAAGGGGTTCGTGAGCGTATGGAGAGTGGAATTCTTGCCGGGTACCCTCTTCGTGACCTTAAGGTAACTTTATTTGACGGGTCTTTTCATGAGGTGGATTCGAGTGAGATGGCTTTTAAGATTGCGGGGTCAATGGCGTTGGTGAGTGCTTGCCAGAAGGCCGATTTGGTTTTATTGGAACCGGTCATGAAGGTTGAGGTGCTTGTTCCTCAAGATTTTATGGGGGATGTGATAGGTGATTTAAATAGTCGGCGGGGAAAAATTCATGGGATGCGGGCAAGAGGGACCTCTCAAATTGTCGATGCTGAGGTTCCTTTGAGTGAGATGTTTGGTTATTCCACAGATTTACGTTCAAAGACTCAGGGACGTGCGACGTATAGTATGGAATTTGAGTCTTATGAAGTGGTGCCAAAGCTCATGGCTCAACAAATCATAAAAAAGAATCAAGGGGAGTAG
- the rpsG gene encoding 30S ribosomal protein S7 — MPRRPLVLRQKVVQDARYKDQVVGRFLNILLQDGKKSTAERVCYGAFDIVRDKTGDEPLKVFHAALGNVKPMVEVKSRRVGGASYQVPVEIRPVRQVALALRWIKQSALARSGKSMREKLAAELMDAANNNGSAVKKRDETHRMAEANRAFAHYRW, encoded by the coding sequence ATGCCACGTAGGCCACTCGTTCTTCGTCAAAAGGTAGTGCAGGATGCCAGGTATAAGGACCAGGTTGTTGGGAGGTTTTTAAATATTCTCCTTCAGGACGGAAAGAAGAGTACGGCTGAAAGAGTTTGTTATGGTGCCTTTGATATTGTCAGGGATAAGACGGGAGATGAGCCTCTTAAGGTATTCCATGCTGCCCTTGGGAATGTCAAGCCGATGGTTGAGGTGAAGTCGAGGCGGGTTGGTGGGGCATCTTATCAGGTGCCGGTTGAAATCCGTCCTGTGCGGCAGGTGGCGTTGGCTTTGAGGTGGATTAAGCAGAGTGCTCTGGCGAGAAGTGGCAAGAGTATGAGGGAAAAGTTAGCGGCAGAGCTCATGGATGCTGCGAATAATAATGGTTCGGCGGTAAAGAAGCGGGATGAGACGCACCGGATGGCTGAGGCGAATAGAGCGTTTGCCCATTACCGGTGGTAG
- the tuf gene encoding elongation factor Tu — translation MAKAKFERKKPHVNVGTIGHVDHGKTTLTSALTKVMGDTGKAKFIPYDEVAKASESQGRRDPTKILTIAISHVEYETDNRHYAHVDCPGHADYVKNMITGAAQMDGAILVVSAADGPMPQTREHILLARQVGVPFIVVFLNKADKVEDKELLELVELEVRELLTKYGFPGDDVPVVIGSAIKAIEGDQSEVGVPSIMRLLEAVDSYIPTPQRAIDKPFLMPIEDVFTISGRGTVVTGRVERGVVKVGDEIEIVGLRPTQTTIVTGVEMFRKVLDEGQAGDNIGALLRGTKKEDVERGMVLAKPKSITPHTKFKAEVYILTKDEGGRHTPFFNGYRPQFYFRTTDVTGVVQLNPGVEMVMPGDNVSFEGELISPIAMEQGVRFAVREGGRTVGAGVVTEIVA, via the coding sequence ATGGCGAAGGCGAAGTTTGAGCGGAAGAAGCCGCATGTCAATGTGGGAACGATCGGGCATGTCGACCATGGCAAGACGACATTGACCTCGGCCTTGACGAAGGTGATGGGCGATACGGGGAAGGCCAAATTTATTCCCTATGATGAGGTGGCCAAGGCGAGTGAGAGCCAGGGGCGACGGGATCCGACCAAAATTCTGACCATTGCCATCTCCCATGTGGAATATGAAACGGATAATCGGCATTATGCGCACGTCGACTGCCCGGGGCATGCGGATTATGTGAAGAATATGATTACGGGGGCGGCGCAGATGGACGGCGCGATTTTGGTGGTGAGTGCCGCTGATGGGCCGATGCCGCAAACGCGGGAGCATATTTTGTTGGCGCGGCAGGTCGGGGTGCCCTTTATTGTGGTCTTTTTGAATAAAGCGGACAAGGTTGAAGATAAAGAGTTGTTGGAGTTGGTGGAATTGGAAGTGCGGGAGTTGCTCACGAAGTATGGCTTCCCGGGCGATGATGTGCCGGTGGTCATTGGGTCCGCGATCAAGGCGATTGAGGGGGATCAGAGTGAAGTGGGGGTCCCGTCGATTATGCGCTTATTGGAGGCCGTCGATAGCTATATCCCGACCCCGCAGCGGGCCATTGACAAGCCGTTTCTCATGCCGATTGAAGATGTCTTTACGATTAGCGGTCGGGGGACGGTGGTGACGGGCCGGGTGGAGCGCGGGGTGGTCAAGGTGGGGGATGAAATTGAGATTGTGGGGCTGAGGCCGACGCAGACGACGATTGTCACGGGCGTGGAAATGTTCCGGAAGGTGTTGGATGAGGGGCAGGCGGGTGACAATATTGGGGCGCTGTTGCGGGGTACGAAGAAAGAGGATGTGGAGCGGGGTATGGTGTTAGCCAAGCCGAAGAGTATTACGCCGCATACGAAATTCAAAGCGGAAGTGTATATTTTGACGAAGGATGAGGGCGGGCGGCATACGCCGTTTTTTAATGGGTATCGTCCGCAGTTTTACTTCCGGACGACGGATGTCACGGGGGTGGTGCAATTAAACCCGGGGGTGGAGATGGTGATGCCGGGGGATAATGTGTCGTTTGAGGGGGAATTGATCTCCCCGATTGCCATGGAGCAAGGGGTGCGATTTGCAGTGCGAGAAGGGGGCCGAACGGTGGGAGCCGGGGTGGTCACGGAAATCGTCGCGTAA
- the rpsJ gene encoding 30S ribosomal protein S10 — MDRDRRIRIRLKGFDYRVLDQSLREIVDTVRRSGARIAGPVPLPTRIEKWTVQRSTHVDKKSREQFEIRTHKRLLDIMEPTPETMDALMKLNLAAGVDVEIKL, encoded by the coding sequence GTGGATCGAGACCGCAGAATACGAATACGCTTAAAAGGTTTTGACTATAGGGTGTTGGATCAATCTCTTCGTGAGATTGTTGATACTGTTCGTCGGAGCGGAGCCCGCATTGCCGGACCGGTGCCACTCCCTACGAGGATTGAGAAGTGGACGGTTCAGAGATCGACTCACGTTGATAAAAAGTCACGTGAGCAGTTTGAAATCCGAACTCATAAGCGGTTGCTGGACATTATGGAACCAACGCCTGAGACTATGGACGCTTTGATGAAGCTGAATCTGGCGGCCGGAGTAGATGTGGAAATTAAGCTTTAG
- the rpoC gene encoding DNA-directed RNA polymerase subunit beta', producing the protein MDSIYSLFEKPRDAVSFDAMRIRIASPEKIRSWSYGEVKKPETINYRSFKPERDGLFCAKIFGPTKDWECNCGKYKRMKHRGIVCDKCGVEVIQSKVRRERMGHIELAAPVAHIWFLKGVPSRIGILLDMSLKQLEKILYFEAYVVLDPGNTNLKERELLTEERYRECVEEYGANSFKVGIGAEAIRELLRKVDINALWDERHVKIKSTTSAAVGKKLTKRLKVIEAFHKSGNNPEWMIMDAIPVLPPELRPLVPLDGGRFATSDLNDLYRRVINRNNRLKRLVELKAPGVIIRNEMRMLQEAVDALFDNGRRGRVIRGANKRPLKSLSDMLKGKQGRFRQNLLGKRVDYSGRSVIVVGPELRLNQCGLPKKMALELFKPFIFHKLEERGAATTIKSAKRLVEKERPEVWDVLDEVIREHPVMLNRAPTLHRLGIQAFDPILVEGKAIRLHPLVCAAFNADFDGDQMAVHVPLSVEAQIESRVLMMAANNVLSPANGRPLSIPSQDMVLGCYWLTKDRDGARGEGKIFSSAEEVRIAYDSQEVEEQARVKVRIDGDMIDTTVGRVILSEVLPASMPFSHVNQLMTKKELTKLVDRVYRKTGLHEVVVMLDKLKDLGFSYATKAGVSICIDNMHIPSRKKELIERAKGDVYQVHEQYSEGLITNGERYNKVIDIWAHVGEEVAIEMMKEIKEGGGRGAAEGLNPIYMMADSGARGSSQQIRQLGGMRGLMAKPSGEIIETPITANFREGLTVLQYFISTHGARKGLADTALKTANSGYLTRRLVDAAQDVIISEPDCFTTDGIIVSALVEGGEVIQSLDERILGRLTAEDLLDPVTQEVIVKAHEELEEELCKTIVEAGIDHVKIRSVLTCQSRWGVCAKCYGRDLARGRLVEMGEPVGVIAAQSIGEPGTQLTMRTFHIGGTASKVVEQTVLASKHDGTIKFLSFDAKKNADFYNPSMAVKTRQGDWVVMVRNGKVAVIDETGREREKYPVVYGGKIKVPDGGKVEIGQKFVEWDPYSLTILTEVGGRVAFGDIAEGVTMKEEVDEVTGLSRRVVIEQAGTNLRPRLSVKDESGKTAKLSSGSPARYLLPVGAHIFVEKGSSVFPGDVLAKIPRETTKTKDITGGLPRVAELFEARKPKEHAVVTEIDGEVSFGGFVKGLRKVVVDNKIGDVKEYFIPRGRHVNVHEGDWVRAGEPLMDGSANPHDILSVLGPRELQKYLVDEVQEVYRLQGVVINDKHIEVITRQMLKKVRIEDAGDSSFLPGTQVNKSVFDDENERVLSEGGQPALGKPVLLGITKASLSTDSFISGASFQETTRVLTEAAINGRTDDLRGLKENVIVGRLIPAGTGWGAYRETFVPKRTEEVALSSEDQQGLNKVHSLNDK; encoded by the coding sequence TTGGACAGTATCTATTCGCTTTTTGAAAAACCTCGTGATGCAGTTTCGTTTGATGCCATGCGGATTCGTATCGCCTCGCCTGAGAAAATTCGCTCGTGGTCCTACGGTGAGGTAAAAAAGCCTGAGACAATCAACTATCGGTCCTTTAAGCCTGAGCGGGATGGGTTGTTTTGCGCAAAAATATTTGGACCAACAAAAGATTGGGAATGTAATTGCGGTAAATACAAGCGAATGAAGCATCGCGGTATTGTATGTGATAAATGCGGCGTGGAAGTCATTCAGTCAAAAGTTCGACGTGAGAGGATGGGCCATATTGAATTGGCTGCTCCTGTAGCCCATATTTGGTTTCTCAAGGGTGTGCCAAGCCGAATTGGGATCCTTTTGGATATGAGTTTAAAGCAGCTGGAAAAGATTCTGTATTTTGAGGCCTATGTGGTCTTGGATCCTGGTAATACGAATTTGAAAGAACGGGAGCTCCTGACTGAGGAAAGATATCGGGAATGTGTTGAGGAGTATGGGGCCAATTCATTTAAAGTGGGTATTGGGGCTGAAGCTATTCGTGAATTATTGCGCAAAGTAGATATAAATGCTTTGTGGGATGAGCGCCATGTCAAGATTAAAAGTACGACATCCGCGGCTGTAGGAAAAAAACTGACGAAACGTTTGAAGGTCATTGAGGCATTTCATAAGTCTGGAAATAACCCGGAATGGATGATTATGGATGCCATTCCTGTGTTGCCGCCTGAGCTTCGCCCTTTGGTGCCCTTAGATGGTGGCCGGTTCGCAACGTCGGATCTTAATGACCTCTACCGACGAGTGATAAACCGCAATAACCGTCTTAAGCGATTGGTGGAATTGAAGGCCCCTGGTGTCATTATCCGCAATGAGATGCGTATGCTTCAGGAGGCGGTCGACGCGTTGTTTGATAACGGCCGTCGGGGTCGGGTTATTCGTGGTGCCAATAAGCGTCCTTTGAAATCCTTGAGCGATATGCTTAAAGGAAAACAGGGTCGATTTAGGCAGAATCTCCTGGGGAAACGGGTGGATTACTCTGGACGCTCGGTGATTGTGGTTGGTCCTGAATTGCGGCTTAACCAATGCGGATTGCCTAAAAAGATGGCTCTAGAATTATTTAAGCCATTTATTTTTCATAAATTGGAAGAACGTGGTGCGGCGACCACAATCAAAAGTGCCAAGCGATTGGTTGAGAAGGAGCGTCCAGAAGTCTGGGATGTTCTTGATGAGGTAATTCGGGAGCACCCGGTCATGTTGAATCGTGCTCCAACGCTTCATCGACTAGGGATTCAAGCCTTTGACCCTATTTTGGTTGAAGGTAAGGCTATTCGTCTTCATCCGTTAGTCTGTGCGGCCTTTAATGCAGACTTTGACGGGGATCAAATGGCTGTCCACGTTCCGCTTTCGGTGGAAGCCCAAATTGAAAGTCGGGTATTAATGATGGCTGCCAATAATGTTCTTTCACCTGCAAATGGCCGACCCTTGTCCATTCCATCCCAGGACATGGTGTTAGGGTGCTATTGGCTGACGAAGGATCGTGATGGTGCCCGTGGCGAAGGGAAAATTTTTTCGTCGGCAGAAGAAGTTCGGATTGCCTATGATTCGCAGGAAGTAGAAGAGCAGGCGAGAGTGAAAGTGCGAATCGATGGAGATATGATCGATACCACGGTTGGGCGAGTAATTCTTTCGGAAGTGCTGCCAGCCAGTATGCCATTTTCACATGTGAATCAGCTTATGACAAAAAAAGAGCTGACGAAATTGGTTGATCGTGTTTATCGCAAAACCGGCTTACATGAAGTGGTCGTCATGCTTGATAAATTGAAGGATTTAGGATTCTCTTATGCCACAAAAGCTGGGGTTTCTATTTGTATAGACAATATGCATATTCCTTCTCGAAAAAAGGAATTGATCGAGCGGGCAAAGGGGGATGTTTATCAAGTTCATGAGCAATACAGTGAAGGCTTGATTACAAATGGGGAGCGCTACAATAAGGTTATCGATATTTGGGCGCATGTTGGTGAAGAAGTCGCAATTGAAATGATGAAGGAAATTAAAGAGGGAGGCGGGCGAGGTGCAGCAGAAGGCCTTAATCCTATTTATATGATGGCGGATTCAGGCGCCAGGGGAAGTTCGCAGCAAATTCGCCAATTGGGCGGAATGCGCGGTCTTATGGCCAAGCCTTCAGGGGAAATTATTGAAACCCCTATTACCGCTAATTTCCGAGAGGGTCTCACTGTTCTGCAGTATTTTATTTCGACTCATGGGGCACGCAAAGGGTTGGCCGATACGGCACTCAAGACGGCAAATTCCGGATACCTCACTAGGCGCCTTGTCGACGCGGCTCAGGATGTGATTATCAGTGAGCCTGATTGTTTTACAACGGACGGAATCATTGTTTCGGCCTTGGTAGAGGGAGGAGAAGTGATTCAATCCCTGGATGAACGCATCCTTGGTCGGTTGACCGCTGAGGATCTGCTCGACCCTGTCACGCAGGAAGTCATTGTTAAGGCTCATGAAGAGTTAGAGGAAGAGCTTTGTAAGACCATTGTTGAAGCAGGCATCGATCACGTAAAAATTCGGTCGGTTCTCACGTGCCAATCCAGATGGGGAGTATGTGCCAAATGTTACGGTAGGGATTTGGCGCGCGGTCGGCTTGTAGAAATGGGTGAGCCTGTTGGGGTCATCGCCGCTCAATCCATCGGAGAACCAGGTACTCAGTTGACGATGCGAACCTTCCATATTGGAGGCACGGCCAGTAAGGTTGTGGAGCAAACTGTTCTAGCATCGAAGCATGACGGCACGATCAAATTTTTAAGCTTTGACGCAAAGAAAAATGCGGATTTTTACAATCCCAGCATGGCGGTGAAAACCCGACAAGGAGATTGGGTCGTCATGGTAAGAAATGGCAAGGTTGCGGTAATTGATGAAACTGGCCGTGAGCGTGAAAAATATCCTGTTGTGTATGGGGGTAAGATAAAGGTCCCTGATGGAGGAAAAGTCGAAATTGGGCAGAAGTTTGTGGAGTGGGATCCATATTCACTCACAATTCTGACTGAAGTGGGGGGAAGAGTGGCTTTCGGTGATATAGCCGAAGGAGTCACCATGAAAGAAGAAGTGGATGAGGTCACGGGTTTATCCCGTCGTGTGGTCATCGAGCAAGCGGGGACCAATTTGCGTCCACGCTTATCTGTTAAGGACGAATCAGGGAAGACCGCAAAACTTTCTTCCGGATCGCCTGCCCGATACCTCCTGCCGGTGGGAGCTCATATTTTTGTGGAAAAAGGCTCGTCTGTATTTCCAGGTGATGTATTGGCAAAAATTCCAAGAGAAACCACTAAGACAAAAGATATTACCGGAGGGTTGCCCCGAGTTGCCGAATTGTTTGAAGCAAGAAAGCCCAAGGAGCATGCCGTAGTCACGGAAATTGATGGAGAGGTGTCTTTTGGTGGTTTTGTGAAAGGCCTGCGGAAGGTTGTTGTGGATAATAAGATTGGTGATGTAAAAGAATACTTTATTCCACGTGGTCGACACGTCAATGTCCATGAAGGGGATTGGGTAAGAGCTGGGGAGCCCTTAATGGATGGATCTGCTAATCCGCATGATATTCTAAGCGTCTTGGGACCAAGAGAATTGCAAAAGTATTTGGTTGATGAAGTGCAAGAGGTTTATCGCCTACAGGGAGTGGTGATTAATGATAAGCACATTGAGGTCATCACCCGGCAAATGCTGAAAAAAGTGAGAATTGAAGATGCTGGCGATAGTTCCTTCTTGCCTGGCACTCAGGTCAATAAATCTGTTTTTGATGATGAGAATGAGAGGGTCCTTTCTGAGGGTGGACAGCCGGCATTAGGTAAGCCTGTCTTGTTGGGAATCACGAAAGCCTCTCTGAGTACTGACAGCTTTATTTCTGGTGCCTCTTTCCAGGAAACAACAAGGGTTCTGACGGAGGCAGCTATTAATGGACGTACAGATGATTTGCGTGGGTTGAAGGAGAATGTGATAGTGGGCAGGTTGATTCCGGCTGGAACGGGATGGGGGGCGTACCGCGAAACTTTTGTCCCCAAGCGAACGGAAGAGGTGGCGCTGTCATCAGAGGATCAACAAGGTTTAAATAAAGTTCATTCGTTAAATGATAAATGA
- the rpsL gene encoding 30S ribosomal protein S12: protein MPTVNQLIRVGRKAIKIKSKSSALNQCPQRRGVCLRVYTTTPKKPNSALRKVARVRLTTGLEVTAYIPGMGHNLQEHSIVLVRGGRVKDLPGVRYHMIRGALDAVGVANRKQGRSKYGAKRPK, encoded by the coding sequence ATGCCAACAGTAAATCAATTGATAAGAGTCGGCCGTAAGGCAATTAAAATAAAAAGTAAGAGTTCGGCTTTAAATCAATGCCCTCAGAGAAGGGGTGTGTGCCTTCGTGTATATACTACCACGCCTAAGAAGCCAAACTCGGCATTAAGAAAGGTGGCGAGGGTTCGGTTAACGACTGGGCTTGAGGTGACGGCATATATACCTGGTATGGGGCATAATCTTCAGGAGCATTCTATCGTTTTGGTCAGGGGTGGTAGGGTGAAGGACCTTCCTGGTGTCAGATATCACATGATCCGTGGGGCGTTGGATGCCGTCGGGGTTGCTAATCGGAAGCAGGGGCGATCAAAGTATGGAGCAAAGCGTCCCAAGTAG
- the rplD gene encoding 50S ribosomal protein L4: protein MQSIDAFPVIGQDARPVDKVDLTDGVFSSTVNPSLVHRAVVMQQSSKRQGTASTIGRGEVRGGGKKPWKQKHTGRARSGSSRSPIWRGGGTVFGPQPRSYASTLPKKMYRAALKGALASKVGDGLIVLDDLALPEMKTRELVKLLLNIGASGKVLLVIHDGLADFFRLGKNVKNLKILHGKDLNVYDVLWCEKMVVTRVELERIQEIWV, encoded by the coding sequence ATGCAGTCTATTGATGCTTTTCCCGTAATAGGCCAAGACGCTCGGCCTGTAGATAAAGTTGACTTAACTGATGGGGTTTTCAGTTCCACTGTCAATCCTTCGCTGGTTCATCGGGCTGTGGTGATGCAGCAATCAAGTAAAAGGCAGGGTACGGCTTCTACAATCGGGCGTGGCGAAGTAAGGGGTGGTGGTAAAAAACCTTGGAAGCAGAAACATACGGGGAGAGCAAGGTCTGGATCAAGTCGTTCTCCCATTTGGAGGGGTGGTGGGACCGTTTTTGGGCCGCAACCACGATCATATGCTTCCACGCTGCCAAAAAAAATGTATAGGGCGGCCCTGAAGGGGGCTCTTGCATCCAAGGTTGGAGATGGATTGATAGTTTTGGATGATCTAGCACTGCCAGAAATGAAAACACGTGAATTGGTTAAATTGTTATTAAATATTGGGGCAAGTGGAAAAGTCCTTTTAGTTATCCATGATGGTTTGGCCGATTTTTTTCGTCTTGGGAAAAATGTAAAAAATTTAAAGATCCTTCATGGCAAAGACCTTAATGTGTATGACGTGCTTTGGTGTGAGAAAATGGTAGTAACCAGAGTAGAGCTAGAACGAATCCAGGAAATTTGGGTGTAA
- a CDS encoding 50S ribosomal protein L23, whose translation MNPHDVLIRPLLTEKITAIREIKNAIAFSVHRQATRIDVRRAVEKVFSVKVASVNMMNVKGKKKRQGRFTGKRSDWRKAFITLKEGEKIELYESA comes from the coding sequence GTGAATCCACATGATGTTTTGATACGTCCATTGTTAACAGAAAAAATCACGGCAATACGCGAAATAAAAAACGCTATTGCATTCTCCGTGCATCGTCAGGCAACGCGAATTGATGTTCGTAGAGCCGTGGAGAAGGTTTTTAGCGTAAAGGTCGCTTCTGTGAATATGATGAATGTTAAGGGCAAAAAGAAGCGACAAGGTCGTTTTACTGGTAAAAGATCGGATTGGAGAAAGGCCTTCATCACATTAAAAGAAGGTGAAAAAATAGAACTGTATGAAAGCGCCTAG